The genomic DNA TTCACTTTGTAAAGCTGTTACGGGAAAAATCTTATGAGCTTTTTTTATAGTATTTGCAGAAGCTTCACTCAAACCTCAATATTTTATTTTTCCCTCTTTGTGAAGTTGTTTCATAACCTTTGCAACTTCTTCTATTGGAGTATTTGGATCAACTCTGTGTTGATAAAATAGATCAATATAACTTGTCTTTAATCTTTTTAAAGAGCCTTCTATTGCTCTTCTTATATTTTTTTCACTACTATCTATACCTTTTCTTGTGCCATCTTCATTAAAGCTAAATCCAAATTTTGTTGCAATAACAACTTTATCTCTAATTGATTCTAATGCTTCTCCTAAAATTTCTTCATTATCAAAAGGACCATATACTTCAGCAGTATCAAAAAATGTTACTCCCTTTTCATATGCCTTTTTAATAAAATTCACTGCTTCTTGTTTTGTTGGAAATGGAGGGAATGAAAAACTAAGTCCCATACAACCTAAACCAATTTCAGAAACTACTAAATCCTTTCCTAATTTTCTTGTTTTCAAAATATTTATTACCT from Spiroplasma endosymbiont of Cantharis nigra includes the following:
- a CDS encoding aldo/keto reductase, with translation MKTRKLGKDLVVSEIGLGCMGLSFSFPPFPTKQEAVNFIKKAYEKGVTFFDTAEVYGPFDNEEILGEALESIRDKVVIATKFGFSFNEDGTRKGIDSSEKNIRRAIEGSLKRLKTSYIDLFYQHRVDPNTPIEEVAKVMKQLHKEGKIKYWGLSEASANTIKKAHKIFPVTALQSEYSLFWRDPEKEIIPTLEELGIGFVPFSPLGKGFLTGNIDLNTKLEPGDFRLSIPRFQNKEYLKENLKLVEFVKEIAKRKKTTAAAVAIGWVLAQKEWFVPIPGTKKIERLDENLTGANVKFTKEELNEIKERLDKIELIGERYNEAANKAIDRT